The following coding sequences are from one Streptomyces sp. NBC_01485 window:
- a CDS encoding PE-PGRS family protein, with amino-acid sequence MHPWSPLNDRQLALLTRIEGGSDPVTSDSPELALTARALKERRLITMPKQGGKWQAEITDAGRFYLEHGHHPDRPEPVPRKQRSAGSEQRTRTAPPAQRQAPASSTTEPAPQRTAKPSRPSPAEVGATLIAEVQQAGRFLRIPNPSAEERARYRRAFDAARQCAPEGYHLKYSGRAKGDFFLGLLRVTGEDETEWNRIRLARSRVITDVEDVIAAVTADHSAFEISEDVLPRVLSLLRLLAEQALARHGEIAVSKKRRQPRPLLTVHGRTYEVSFRERQKQVRYVPKEPGRRTYDWQRVTPAQKSEASGELELLVSQQSGSSYSYGWKKEWADTAKKPLEDQIGSVFRALKARAEEEERARLEREAEQQRLREERERQEAERKRQEAEREERERREWEAAVSGASRKAVHAVRAEYFGTALEQWQAAGEIRTFCAALDEAAAASEDALEAERLREWSAWGKSEADRLDPTLGGKGLASLNFHAEPTGDQLRPFLDGWHPDRPEKEKKPATQPAPPKAEPDPWRGLIDARQDQGWRHGPQGRAQWWRR; translated from the coding sequence ATGCACCCATGGTCTCCGTTAAATGACCGGCAGCTCGCGCTCCTCACCCGCATCGAGGGTGGAAGCGACCCCGTCACGTCGGACAGCCCCGAGCTCGCTCTTACCGCCCGCGCGCTCAAGGAGCGGCGCCTGATCACCATGCCCAAGCAGGGCGGGAAGTGGCAGGCGGAGATCACTGACGCGGGACGCTTCTATCTGGAGCACGGCCATCACCCGGACCGGCCGGAACCGGTTCCGCGCAAGCAGCGGTCAGCGGGTTCCGAGCAACGGACACGAACAGCCCCTCCAGCGCAGAGGCAAGCCCCAGCCTCGTCCACGACGGAGCCAGCACCGCAGCGCACCGCGAAGCCCTCACGGCCGTCGCCGGCGGAAGTCGGCGCCACTTTGATCGCGGAGGTACAGCAGGCTGGGCGGTTCCTCCGGATCCCGAATCCCAGCGCCGAGGAGCGGGCCCGCTACCGCAGAGCGTTCGACGCAGCGCGGCAGTGTGCCCCCGAGGGATACCACCTGAAGTACAGCGGGCGGGCGAAAGGGGACTTCTTCCTCGGGCTGCTCAGGGTGACCGGCGAGGACGAGACCGAGTGGAACCGGATCCGGCTGGCGCGCAGTCGTGTGATCACCGACGTCGAGGACGTGATCGCTGCGGTCACTGCGGACCACAGTGCCTTCGAGATCTCGGAGGACGTCCTTCCCCGGGTGCTCTCGCTGCTCCGACTCCTTGCCGAACAAGCCCTCGCACGCCACGGCGAGATCGCGGTGTCGAAGAAGCGCAGGCAGCCGAGGCCGCTGCTCACCGTCCACGGCAGGACGTACGAGGTCAGCTTCCGCGAACGGCAGAAGCAGGTCCGGTACGTCCCCAAGGAGCCGGGCCGCCGTACGTACGACTGGCAACGTGTCACGCCGGCCCAGAAGTCCGAGGCGTCCGGCGAGCTGGAGCTGCTGGTCAGCCAGCAATCAGGTTCCAGCTACAGCTACGGCTGGAAGAAGGAGTGGGCCGACACGGCCAAGAAGCCGTTGGAGGATCAGATCGGTTCAGTCTTCCGGGCGTTGAAGGCGCGCGCGGAGGAGGAAGAGCGGGCTCGGCTGGAACGTGAGGCGGAGCAGCAGCGCCTGCGAGAGGAGCGGGAGCGGCAGGAGGCTGAGCGCAAACGCCAGGAAGCGGAGCGGGAGGAGCGCGAGCGGCGGGAGTGGGAGGCCGCCGTCAGCGGGGCTTCGAGAAAGGCGGTTCACGCGGTACGGGCCGAGTACTTCGGTACGGCCCTTGAACAGTGGCAGGCCGCAGGGGAGATCCGGACGTTCTGCGCCGCTCTGGATGAAGCCGCCGCCGCGTCGGAAGACGCCCTCGAAGCCGAGAGACTGCGAGAGTGGTCAGCTTGGGGCAAGTCGGAGGCCGACCGGCTCGACCCCACCCTTGGCGGCAAGGGCCTGGCTTCCCTCAACTTCCACGCGGAGCCGACGGGAGATCAACTGCGGCCGTTCCTCGACGGCTGGCACCCAGACCGGCCGGAGAAGGAAAAGAAGCCCGCTACACAGCCGGCGCCGCCCAAGGCGGAGCCAGATCCGTGGCGCGGTCTCATCGACGCACGTCAGGATCAAGGCTGGCGACATGGACCCCAAGGTCGCGCTCAATGGTGGAGGCGATGA
- a CDS encoding Fic family protein produces MDAKLLGRSPIGTLVPINGYDPRAGRDYHASAYVPENLPDKVELSGATHLAVAEAAAAVARADQAAQQLPNPRLLVRPAIRREAVSTSALEGTYAAFTDVLEADFKDQAQLTASVAEVLNYVRAAEAAIAWVNERPITLAMLQHLQGILVRGTPSETRDAGRVRTTQVFIGLNSANVEDARFVPAPPDHRLRDGLLMWEGWINETHQMHTLVKMALGHYQFETLHPFNDGNGRLGRLVVILQLMAAGELQLPILNLSPWLEVRRRAYQDHLLEVSITGDFNPWVSFFCQAVKAQAHEATRQVSGLIAIKQGFMDQLRTLRAKGVSLQIAEDLIGYPMLTVRDASERYKVTYPAANQAVAKLVELGILQQRSEGNYGRIFACNDVLRVMQLPPPPHQ; encoded by the coding sequence GTGGATGCCAAACTCTTGGGGCGGTCACCGATCGGCACCTTGGTGCCGATCAACGGCTACGACCCCCGCGCCGGCCGTGACTACCACGCTAGCGCCTACGTCCCGGAGAACCTGCCGGACAAGGTCGAACTCAGCGGGGCAACTCATCTGGCAGTCGCTGAAGCGGCTGCTGCCGTAGCGAGGGCCGATCAGGCGGCTCAGCAGCTACCGAACCCTCGGCTCCTGGTCCGACCTGCCATCCGGCGCGAGGCGGTAAGTACATCTGCCCTGGAGGGTACCTACGCAGCCTTCACCGACGTCCTTGAAGCCGACTTCAAGGACCAAGCCCAGCTAACTGCGTCCGTAGCTGAGGTGCTCAACTACGTCCGCGCTGCCGAGGCAGCCATCGCTTGGGTGAATGAGCGGCCGATCACCCTTGCCATGCTTCAGCATCTCCAAGGAATCCTCGTTCGAGGAACCCCCAGTGAGACTCGTGACGCTGGGCGCGTGAGAACCACCCAGGTATTCATCGGTCTCAACAGCGCCAACGTGGAGGACGCACGCTTCGTACCCGCCCCGCCCGATCACCGACTCCGCGACGGTCTGCTCATGTGGGAGGGGTGGATCAACGAGACCCACCAGATGCACACGCTTGTGAAAATGGCTCTCGGTCACTATCAGTTCGAGACTCTTCACCCCTTCAACGACGGGAACGGTCGCCTGGGCCGCCTCGTGGTGATCCTGCAACTCATGGCGGCAGGCGAACTTCAGCTCCCAATCCTCAACCTGTCGCCATGGCTCGAAGTACGCCGCCGCGCCTACCAAGACCATCTGCTAGAGGTCAGCATCACAGGCGACTTCAATCCTTGGGTCTCATTCTTCTGCCAGGCCGTAAAAGCACAGGCACATGAAGCGACGCGTCAGGTCAGCGGTTTGATCGCGATCAAGCAGGGGTTCATGGACCAACTGCGCACGCTTCGGGCAAAGGGGGTCTCGCTCCAGATCGCAGAAGACTTGATCGGCTACCCGATGCTCACAGTGAGGGATGCGTCTGAGCGTTACAAGGTCACGTATCCAGCCGCCAACCAGGCCGTTGCAAAGCTGGTTGAGTTGGGCATCCTCCAGCAACGGTCCGAAGGAAACTACGGACGGATCTTTGCATGCAACGATGTCTTGAGGGTCATGCAGCTACCACCGCCGCCACACCAGTAA
- a CDS encoding Pr6Pr family membrane protein yields MTAPIPRDIPDLPAIPRTHALLLSSVPAAAVVAPVRRPLTAALRLLPAGTATAGVTLALLLGSPLRVLSHFAIQSSILLALVTLLSARRAWTARRPLPAALTGAALLYVTITGLVYHLLLADAAVPFSLTGTTTAPTGWHLLAGHLLHTVTPVAAVLDWLLLTAPGQLRLRRAATWMLYPVAYLAFSLTRAQLIHPGTPGRYLYPFFDIEAHGYKHALANALLLGLAFYALAVLLVALDHARPNPLRHRAKTGFRLQPPVG; encoded by the coding sequence ATGACCGCGCCGATACCCAGGGACATCCCGGATCTGCCCGCGATTCCGCGGACCCACGCGCTCCTGCTCTCCTCCGTCCCCGCCGCGGCGGTGGTGGCCCCCGTACGCCGCCCACTGACCGCCGCCCTCCGTCTGCTGCCGGCCGGCACGGCGACCGCGGGCGTGACGCTCGCGCTCCTGCTCGGCAGCCCGCTGCGGGTCCTCAGCCACTTCGCGATCCAGAGCAGCATCCTGCTGGCCCTGGTCACGCTGCTGTCCGCCCGCCGCGCGTGGACGGCCCGCCGCCCCCTCCCCGCCGCCCTGACCGGCGCCGCGCTGCTCTACGTCACGATCACGGGCTTGGTCTACCACCTGCTCCTGGCGGACGCGGCCGTCCCCTTCTCCCTGACCGGCACGACGACCGCCCCCACCGGCTGGCACCTGCTCGCCGGGCACCTCCTGCACACCGTGACACCGGTGGCCGCCGTCCTGGACTGGCTGCTGCTGACCGCCCCGGGCCAACTGCGCCTACGCCGGGCCGCGACGTGGATGCTCTACCCCGTGGCCTACCTGGCGTTCTCCCTGACCCGCGCCCAACTGATCCACCCCGGCACACCGGGCCGCTACCTCTACCCCTTCTTCGACATCGAGGCCCACGGCTACAAGCACGCCCTGGCCAACGCCCTCCTCCTCGGCCTCGCCTTCTACGCCCTCGCAGTCCTCCTCGTAGCCCTCGACCACGCCCGCCCGAACCCCCTCCGCCACCGCGCCAAAACCGGATTTCGTCTCCAGCCACCGGTGGGCTAA
- a CDS encoding metallophosphoesterase, producing MRARYGVPLSIAAAGAAGLVYAAGFEARSFRLRRVTVPVLPAGMRPLRVLQVSDIHMVGGQRKKQRWLRSLAGLRPDFVINTGDNLSDPEGVPEVLDALGPLMEFPGAYVFGSNDYYGPKLRNPARYLFEKAQGRHGLNGNAPAVGVIHNPWEDLRDGFDAAGWLNLTNTRGVLKVEGVSVELTGLDDPHIKRDRYARVAGGPSASSDFSMGVVHAPYLRVLDSYTADDYPLILAGHTHGGQLCIPFYGALITNCDLDTDRVKGLSTHTAEGRTSYLHVSAGCGTNRYTPVRFACPPEVTLLTLVGRE from the coding sequence ATGCGCGCGCGATACGGAGTACCTCTGTCCATTGCGGCGGCCGGCGCCGCCGGTCTGGTGTACGCGGCGGGTTTCGAGGCCCGCTCCTTCCGCCTCCGACGGGTGACGGTCCCCGTCCTCCCCGCCGGAATGCGCCCCCTGCGCGTGTTGCAGGTCTCCGACATCCACATGGTCGGCGGCCAGCGCAAGAAACAGCGCTGGCTGCGCTCGCTGGCCGGCCTGCGCCCCGACTTCGTGATCAACACGGGCGACAACCTGTCCGACCCAGAGGGCGTCCCCGAGGTCCTGGACGCCCTCGGGCCCCTGATGGAGTTCCCGGGCGCGTACGTCTTCGGCTCGAACGACTACTACGGCCCGAAACTGCGCAATCCCGCCCGCTACCTCTTCGAGAAGGCCCAGGGCCGCCACGGTCTGAACGGCAACGCACCCGCCGTCGGCGTGATCCACAACCCGTGGGAGGACCTGCGCGACGGCTTCGACGCGGCGGGCTGGCTCAACCTGACGAACACCCGGGGCGTGCTGAAGGTCGAAGGCGTCTCGGTGGAGCTGACGGGACTGGACGACCCGCACATCAAGCGCGACCGCTACGCACGGGTGGCCGGCGGCCCGTCGGCGTCGTCCGACTTCTCGATGGGCGTGGTGCACGCGCCGTACCTGCGGGTCCTGGACTCCTACACGGCGGACGACTACCCCCTGATCCTGGCCGGCCACACCCACGGCGGCCAGCTCTGCATCCCCTTCTACGGCGCCCTGATCACCAACTGCGACCTGGACACGGACCGCGTGAAGGGCCTGTCGACACACACGGCGGAGGGCCGTACGTCCTACCTCCACGTCTCAGCAGGCTGCGGCACGAACCGCTACACCCCGGTGCGGTTCGCCTGCCCACCGGAGGTGACGTTGCTGACGCTGGTCGGGAGGGAGTAG
- a CDS encoding GatB/YqeY domain-containing protein, which yields MTTLKSKLQEDLNAAIKGRDELRSSTLRLTLTAITKEEVSGTQKRELSDDEVLKVITKEAKKRREAADAFAQGGRAESAEREKAEGELLATYLPKQLSDEELDDIVAQAVEEAKAAGAEGPRAMGAVMKIVNPKVAGLAEGGRVAAIVKKLLAG from the coding sequence ATGACCACGCTCAAGTCGAAGCTGCAGGAAGACCTCAACGCCGCGATCAAGGGGCGCGACGAGCTCCGCTCCTCGACGCTCCGGCTGACGCTCACCGCGATCACCAAGGAGGAGGTCTCGGGCACGCAGAAGCGCGAGCTCTCCGACGACGAGGTGCTCAAGGTGATCACCAAGGAGGCGAAGAAGCGCCGGGAGGCGGCCGACGCCTTCGCGCAGGGTGGTCGGGCCGAGAGCGCCGAGCGGGAGAAGGCGGAGGGCGAGCTCCTCGCCACGTACCTGCCCAAGCAGCTCAGCGACGAGGAGCTGGACGACATCGTCGCCCAGGCCGTCGAGGAGGCGAAGGCGGCCGGCGCCGAGGGGCCGCGGGCCATGGGCGCCGTCATGAAGATCGTGAACCCGAAGGTGGCCGGTCTGGCCGAGGGCGGCCGCGTCGCCGCCATCGTCAAGAAGCTGCTCGCGGGCTGA
- a CDS encoding transglycosylase domain-containing protein codes for MPKKRSGGGLSPTQQAAKFLGVSVLAGAVLAGIALPAFGALGLAVKGSVESFDELPANLKTPPLSQRTTILDAEGGQIATVYSRDRTVVDLKNITPYMQKAIVAIEDSRFYVHGAIDLKGVLRALNKNVQSSGVSQGASTLTQQYVKNVFVEEAGDDPTKVAQATQQTIGRKIKELKYAIQVEEELGKKKILENYLNITFFGQQAYGVEAASQRYFSTHAKDLTLPQAALLAGIVQSPSRYDPVNDEAEAIKRRNTVLKRMAEVGDISEAEAATAQRAPLGLKVTQPKNGCITAVQGASFFCKYVERVFLSDPVFGKTKEERAKVWNQGGLTIRTTLEPQSQKSVQDSLKDHVYKSDKVAAAATLVEPGTGKILGMGQSKPYGYGKNETEYNYSVNASMGGSNYGFPTGSTFKPFVAAAALEEGRPANQSYSAPYQMSYPASVQTCSSKPWTNQGNDTLENESESEKGPYQLKKAMELSVNTYFVQMLADIGMCPVVKMTDKLGVVQGNGDKVPEVPSSMTLGSTGLSPLTMATAYAAFASRGMYCTPIAIESITQIVGGTKKSLEVPKSTCSRAMSEKTADTINTLLSGVTDSGTGKQAGLSGRDNAGKTGTTDSRKNAWFVGYTPNLAGAVWVGSATQKVEMTDITIGGVYHGQVYGGDTPGPIWRDAMTGALEGKEAPDFNLVNIPNPPAAKNPGNGNGNGNNDGDGNNNGGTGGDNDDGFIGGLLTNGATNGGNNDGGGAGTFFQGQTNGNGNGGRRG; via the coding sequence ATGCCAAAAAAGCGCTCGGGCGGTGGTCTGTCCCCAACGCAGCAGGCCGCCAAGTTCCTCGGTGTCAGTGTGCTCGCGGGAGCGGTGCTGGCCGGTATCGCCCTACCCGCGTTCGGCGCGCTGGGCCTGGCCGTCAAGGGGTCGGTGGAGTCGTTCGACGAACTCCCGGCCAACCTGAAGACACCGCCGCTGAGCCAGCGCACCACGATCCTCGACGCCGAGGGCGGCCAGATCGCCACCGTCTACTCCCGTGACCGCACGGTGGTCGACCTGAAGAACATCACGCCGTACATGCAGAAGGCGATCGTCGCGATCGAGGACTCGCGCTTCTATGTGCACGGCGCGATCGATCTGAAGGGCGTCCTGCGCGCCCTCAACAAGAACGTGCAGAGCAGCGGGGTCTCCCAGGGCGCCTCGACGCTCACCCAGCAGTACGTGAAGAACGTCTTCGTGGAGGAGGCCGGCGACGACCCGACGAAGGTCGCCCAGGCCACCCAGCAGACCATCGGCCGCAAGATCAAGGAGCTGAAGTACGCGATCCAGGTGGAGGAGGAGCTCGGCAAGAAGAAGATCCTCGAGAACTACCTGAACATCACGTTCTTCGGTCAGCAGGCCTACGGCGTCGAGGCCGCCTCCCAGCGCTACTTCTCCACGCACGCCAAGGACCTCACCCTCCCCCAGGCCGCGCTGCTGGCCGGCATCGTCCAGTCGCCCAGCCGCTACGACCCCGTCAACGACGAGGCCGAGGCCATCAAGCGCCGTAACACCGTGCTGAAGCGCATGGCCGAGGTCGGCGACATCTCCGAGGCCGAGGCCGCCACGGCGCAGCGGGCCCCGCTGGGCCTGAAGGTCACCCAGCCGAAGAACGGCTGCATCACGGCCGTCCAGGGCGCGAGCTTCTTCTGCAAGTACGTCGAGCGCGTCTTCCTCAGCGATCCGGTCTTCGGGAAGACGAAGGAGGAGCGGGCGAAGGTCTGGAACCAGGGCGGTCTGACGATCCGCACGACGCTGGAGCCGCAGTCGCAGAAGTCCGTCCAGGACTCGCTCAAGGACCACGTCTACAAGTCGGACAAGGTCGCCGCGGCCGCCACCCTCGTCGAGCCCGGCACCGGCAAGATCCTCGGCATGGGCCAGTCGAAGCCGTACGGCTACGGCAAGAACGAGACCGAGTACAACTACTCGGTCAACGCCTCCATGGGCGGCTCGAACTACGGCTTCCCGACCGGTTCGACCTTCAAGCCGTTCGTGGCCGCGGCCGCGCTGGAGGAGGGCCGCCCGGCGAACCAGTCCTACTCGGCGCCGTACCAGATGTCGTACCCCGCCTCGGTCCAGACGTGCAGCAGCAAGCCGTGGACCAACCAGGGCAACGACACGCTGGAGAACGAGAGCGAGTCGGAGAAGGGGCCGTACCAGCTGAAGAAGGCCATGGAGCTGTCGGTCAACACCTACTTCGTGCAGATGCTCGCCGACATCGGCATGTGCCCCGTGGTGAAGATGACCGACAAGCTGGGCGTGGTCCAGGGCAACGGCGACAAGGTGCCCGAGGTGCCCTCGTCGATGACCCTCGGCTCCACCGGCCTCTCCCCCCTGACGATGGCCACCGCGTACGCGGCCTTCGCCAGCCGGGGCATGTACTGCACCCCGATCGCCATCGAGTCGATCACCCAGATCGTGGGCGGCACGAAGAAGTCGCTGGAGGTGCCCAAGTCGACCTGCTCGCGCGCGATGAGCGAGAAGACCGCGGACACCATCAACACCCTGCTCAGCGGAGTGACCGACTCCGGTACGGGCAAGCAGGCCGGCCTCTCCGGCCGCGACAACGCCGGTAAGACCGGTACGACGGACTCCCGCAAGAACGCCTGGTTCGTCGGCTACACCCCGAACCTCGCGGGCGCCGTCTGGGTCGGCAGCGCCACCCAGAAGGTCGAGATGACCGACATCACCATCGGCGGCGTCTACCACGGCCAGGTCTACGGCGGCGACACCCCCGGCCCGATCTGGCGGGACGCCATGACCGGCGCCCTGGAGGGCAAGGAAGCCCCGGACTTCAACCTCGTCAACATCCCGAACCCGCCGGCGGCCAAGAACCCGGGCAACGGGAACGGGAACGGCAACAACGACGGCGACGGCAACAACAACGGCGGCACCGGCGGCGACAACGACGACGGCTTCATCGGCGGCCTGCTCACCAACGGCGCGACCAACGGCGGCAACAACGACGGCGGCGGCGCCGGCACCTTCTTCCAGGGCCAGACCAACGGGAACGGCAACGGAGGCAGGCGCGGCTGA
- the wblA gene encoding transcriptional regulator WblA: MGWVTDWSAQAACRTTDPDELFVQGAAQNRAKAVCTGCPVRTECLADALDNRVEFGVWGGMTERERRALLRRRPTVTSWRRLLETARSEYERGVGILPLDDDEIYEHYAAVS; this comes from the coding sequence ATGGGCTGGGTAACCGACTGGAGTGCGCAGGCTGCCTGCCGCACTACCGATCCGGATGAACTGTTCGTTCAGGGAGCAGCGCAGAACAGGGCCAAGGCGGTGTGCACCGGATGCCCGGTACGCACCGAATGCCTGGCCGACGCGCTGGACAACCGCGTCGAGTTCGGCGTGTGGGGAGGCATGACGGAGCGCGAGCGCCGCGCACTGCTGCGCAGGCGGCCCACGGTGACCTCGTGGCGCCGGCTCCTGGAGACGGCGCGTTCGGAGTACGAGCGCGGGGTGGGCATCCTGCCGCTCGACGACGACGAGATCTACGAGCACTACGCGGCGGTGAGCTGA
- a CDS encoding ArsA family ATPase has product MSPDQAHDKGHTAHDKDQGKTQDQDKPPSKTQGRTQGRTRDKGGTRHRLSPAPVLDLDPLLDDPTTRIVVCCGSGGVGKTTTAAALGLRAAERGRKVVVLTIDPARRLAQSMGIDSLDNTPRRVKGVEGEGELHAMMLDMKRTFDEIVEAHSDPDRASAILGNPFYQSLSAGFAGTQEYMAMEKLGQLRARDAWDLIVVDTPPSRSALDFLDAPKRLGSFLDGKLIRVLLAPAKVGGRAGMKFLNVGMSMMTGALGKLLGGQLLKDVQTFVAAMDSMFGGFRTRADATYKLLQAPGTAFLVVAAPERDALREAAYFVERLAAEDMPLAGLVLNRVHGSGAAHLSAERALAAAEDLDAEHAEQAEQAERTEHIEHGDNAENLEEPGIVDQDGGKAGLRNSPDTYGSSESPVTDPASPAQAPDTGTDADRAVDDLTASLLRLHAERMHLLSREQRTRDRFTSLHPEVAVAEVAALPGDVHDLTGLRDIGNRLADNRPELPEPPESPDA; this is encoded by the coding sequence ATGAGTCCGGACCAGGCTCACGACAAGGGCCACACGGCCCACGACAAGGACCAGGGCAAGACCCAGGACCAGGACAAGCCCCCGAGCAAGACCCAGGGCAGGACGCAAGGCAGGACCCGCGACAAGGGAGGCACCCGTCACCGCCTCTCCCCCGCGCCCGTGCTGGACCTCGATCCGCTGCTCGACGACCCGACGACCCGCATCGTGGTCTGCTGCGGCTCGGGCGGGGTCGGCAAGACGACCACGGCGGCGGCGCTGGGGCTCAGGGCGGCCGAGCGCGGCCGCAAGGTGGTGGTCCTCACCATCGACCCGGCGCGCCGGCTCGCGCAGTCCATGGGCATCGACTCGCTCGACAACACCCCGCGCCGCGTCAAGGGCGTCGAGGGGGAAGGTGAGTTGCACGCGATGATGCTCGACATGAAGCGCACTTTCGACGAGATCGTCGAGGCGCACTCGGACCCCGACCGGGCCTCCGCGATCCTGGGCAACCCGTTCTACCAGTCGCTCTCGGCGGGCTTCGCGGGCACGCAGGAGTACATGGCGATGGAGAAGCTGGGTCAACTGCGCGCGCGGGACGCGTGGGACCTGATCGTCGTCGACACCCCGCCCTCGCGCTCGGCGCTGGACTTCCTGGACGCGCCGAAGCGGCTCGGGTCGTTCCTGGACGGCAAGCTGATCCGCGTCCTGCTCGCGCCCGCCAAGGTCGGCGGCCGCGCGGGGATGAAGTTCCTGAACGTCGGCATGTCGATGATGACCGGCGCCCTCGGCAAGCTGCTCGGCGGGCAACTGCTGAAGGACGTGCAGACGTTCGTGGCGGCAATGGACTCGATGTTCGGCGGCTTCCGCACGCGCGCGGACGCCACGTACAAGCTGCTCCAGGCGCCCGGCACGGCGTTCCTGGTGGTGGCGGCTCCCGAGCGGGACGCGCTGCGGGAGGCCGCGTACTTCGTGGAGCGCCTGGCCGCCGAGGACATGCCGCTGGCCGGTCTGGTGCTCAACCGCGTCCACGGCAGCGGCGCCGCCCACCTGTCCGCCGAGCGGGCGCTCGCCGCCGCGGAAGACCTCGACGCCGAGCACGCCGAACAGGCCGAACAGGCCGAACGCACCGAGCACATCGAACATGGCGACAATGCCGAAAATCTTGAAGAGCCCGGCATTGTCGATCAGGACGGTGGGAAAGCTGGACTTCGTAACTCTCCCGACACGTACGGCAGTTCAGAATCTCCAGTAACCGATCCGGCATCTCCGGCACAGGCACCCGACACCGGCACAGATGCCGACCGGGCCGTGGACGACCTCACCGCAAGCCTGTTGAGGCTGCACGCGGAACGCATGCACCTGCTCTCGCGCGAGCAGCGCACGCGTGACCGCTTCACCTCGCTCCACCCCGAGGTGGCGGTCGCCGAAGTGGCCGCACTGCCCGGCGATGTGCACGACCTGACGGGGCTGCGGGACATCGGAAACCGGCTCGCGGACAACCGGCCGGAGCTACCCGAGCCGCCCGAGTCTCCCGACGCCTGA
- a CDS encoding ArsA family ATPase: MSRLQVVSGKGGTGKTTVAASLALALATAGKRTLLVEVEGRQGIAQLFETEALPYEERKIAVAPGGGEVYALAIDPELALLDYLQMFYKLGGAGRALKKLGAIDFATTVAPGLRDVLLTGKACEAVRRKDRSGRFVYDYVVMDAPPTGRVTRFLNVNDEVAGLARIGPIHNQAQAVMRVLKSAETAVHLVTLLEEMPVQETADGISELRAAKLPVGRVIVNMVRPEILDEDGLELVRTVTRSSVARSLSAAGLGGARRGGHAERLVDPLLKQAGEYAERYALEHEQRAVLGELDLPLHELPLLAEGMDLAGLYQLATELRKQGIE; this comes from the coding sequence GTGAGCAGGCTCCAGGTCGTCAGCGGCAAGGGCGGGACCGGTAAGACGACGGTCGCCGCCTCCCTCGCGCTCGCCCTCGCCACGGCGGGGAAGCGGACGCTTCTCGTCGAGGTGGAGGGCAGGCAGGGCATCGCGCAGCTCTTCGAGACGGAGGCGTTGCCTTATGAGGAACGGAAGATCGCCGTCGCCCCCGGGGGCGGTGAGGTGTACGCACTGGCCATCGATCCCGAACTGGCCCTTCTGGACTACCTCCAGATGTTCTACAAGCTGGGAGGCGCCGGACGGGCCCTGAAGAAGCTCGGCGCCATCGACTTCGCCACCACCGTCGCCCCCGGTCTGAGGGACGTGCTCCTCACCGGCAAGGCGTGCGAGGCGGTCCGGCGCAAGGACCGCAGCGGACGGTTCGTGTACGACTACGTCGTCATGGACGCCCCGCCCACGGGCCGCGTCACCCGCTTCCTGAACGTCAACGACGAGGTCGCCGGGCTGGCCAGGATCGGCCCGATACACAATCAGGCGCAGGCGGTGATGCGGGTGCTGAAGTCGGCGGAGACGGCCGTGCACCTGGTGACGCTGCTCGAGGAGATGCCGGTCCAGGAGACCGCCGACGGCATCTCCGAGCTGCGGGCGGCGAAGCTGCCGGTGGGACGGGTCATCGTCAACATGGTGCGGCCCGAGATCCTCGACGAGGACGGGCTGGAACTCGTCCGGACCGTGACGCGTTCTTCTGTTGCCCGGTCGCTGTCCGCCGCCGGGCTCGGCGGGGCGCGGCGCGGCGGGCACGCGGAGCGGCTGGTGGATCCGCTCCTGAAGCAGGCCGGGGAGTACGCGGAGCGGTATGCGCTGGAGCACGAGCAGCGCGCGGTCCTGGGCGAGCTGGACCTGCCGTTGCACGAACTGCCGTTGCTCGCCGAGGGCATGGACCTCGCGGGCCTGTACCAGCTCGCCACCGAACTGCGGAAGCAGGGGATCGAATGA
- a CDS encoding DUF4177 domain-containing protein: MTKWEYATVPLLVHATKQILDTWGEDGWELVQVVPGPNNPEQLVAYLKRAKA, encoded by the coding sequence ATGACCAAGTGGGAATACGCAACTGTGCCGCTGCTCGTCCACGCCACGAAGCAGATTCTGGACACCTGGGGCGAGGACGGCTGGGAACTCGTCCAGGTCGTGCCCGGCCCGAACAACCCGGAGCAGCTCGTCGCCTACCTGAAGCGGGCGAAGGCGTGA
- a CDS encoding RidA family protein: protein MSAVEARLAELGLTLPAVVPPLAAYQPAVQSGPYVYTAGQLPMVEGKLPVTGKVGAEVTPEEAKELARTCALNALAAVKSVVGDLDRIARVVKVVGFVASASDFTGQPAVLNGASELLGEVLGEKGVHARSAVGVAVLPLDAPVEVEIQVELVP, encoded by the coding sequence GTGAGCGCGGTCGAGGCGAGGCTCGCCGAGTTGGGGCTGACCCTGCCGGCGGTCGTGCCGCCCCTCGCGGCGTACCAGCCCGCCGTGCAGTCCGGCCCGTACGTGTACACGGCCGGCCAGTTGCCCATGGTGGAGGGCAAGCTGCCGGTCACCGGCAAGGTCGGCGCCGAGGTCACCCCCGAGGAGGCCAAGGAGCTGGCCCGTACCTGCGCGCTGAACGCCCTGGCCGCCGTCAAGTCGGTCGTCGGCGACCTGGACCGCATCGCGCGCGTGGTGAAGGTCGTCGGCTTCGTGGCGTCGGCCTCGGACTTCACCGGCCAGCCCGCCGTCCTCAACGGCGCGAGCGAGCTGCTGGGCGAGGTGCTGGGCGAGAAGGGCGTGCACGCGCGCAGTGCGGTGGGCGTCGCGGTACTGCCGCTGGACGCGCCCGTGGAGGTCGAGATCCAGGTCGAGCTCGTCCCGTAG